A genomic stretch from Malus domestica chromosome 15, GDT2T_hap1 includes:
- the LOC103402489 gene encoding F-box/LRR-repeat protein At3g26922-like has translation MTKRKRGVVMADRISELPDEVLVSIVSLLSLREAAAMRILSTRWRNVWKSTWTLNFDADPKALERERYVTDAETLKERYVKWVDSTLEQHQGMSIEQFRICFNLNERFSSSVDKWVRFAMKKRVQILELNFLEEFPPTYEGALLHVPCYTFSPRQLLGGVPSLQPCSDVGFNFLRVVKFKNVCLAGGLEYFLSNCPALERLTIYRVLDLHKLRVVGLSIPLKYLVIRGCDNIESILIRDANLVSFTYHGLKMNLITRNVPLLTEVSIGGYPKVDFLKVAFTQLESCRSQLQILKLLQYKIPYDEDRVFPIFSSLKQLEIAVTDQDYWRLHLLTSFIEASPCLHKLVLHLHHSSFTGQRKIFKRAECSHRYLKVVEMVGYDGSTGDFGLVKYLTKTAVNLEEIGVSHFKSWFYHYTDEKPEESERNRAMKDRAMKELKQIVPSTVKLVCL, from the coding sequence ATGACGAAACGAAAGCGTGGGGTGGTGATGGCAGACCGAATCAGCGAGTTGCCAGATGAAGTTCTTGTTAGCATAGTGTCTCTCTTGTCGCTAAGGGAAGCAGCAGCTATGCGTATCCTTTCTACGCGATGGAGGAATGTATGGAAATCAACTTGGACCCTCAATTTCGATGCGGATCCTAAAGCTTTGGAAAGGGAAAGGTACGTCACTGACGCTGAAACCTTAAAAGAAAGGTACGTCAAGTGGGTGGATAGTACTTTGGAACAGCACCAAGGAATGAGTATCGAACAATTTAGGATTTGTTTTAACCTCAACGAGAGATTTTCAAGTTCCGTTGATAAATGGGTTCGATTTGCAATGAAAAAAAGagttcaaattcttgagttgaACTTCTTAGAAGAATTTCCTCCGACATATGAGGGTGCTCTGCTCCACGTACCATGCTATACTTTTTCTCCCCGCCAACTTTTAGGTGGTGTTCCTAGTCTACAACCTTGTTCCGACGTTGGCTTCAACTTCCTCAGAGTTGTAAAGTTCAAAAACGTTTGTCTTGCTGGAGGTCTCGAGTACTTTTTGTCTAACTGTCCAGCTCTCGAACGATTAACAATATATCGTGTTCTAGATTTGCATAAGCTGAGAGTTGTCGGTCTGTCAATTCCGTTGAAGTACTTGGTCATAAGAGGTTGTGACAATATCGAAAGCATTCTGATACGTGATGCAAATCTTGTTTCATTCACTTATCATGGACTTAAGATGAACTTGATTACTAGGAATGTACCGCTGCTCACTGAAGTATCCATCGGTGGGTACCCAAAAGTTGATTTTCTCAAAGTTGCCTTCACCCAACTTGAATCTTGTCGTTCTCAGCTACAGATTCTCAAACTGCTCCAGTATAAAATCCCCTACGACGAGGATCGTGTTTTTCCTATCTTCTCAAGTCTCAAGCAACTGGAAATTGCCGTCACAGATCAAGATTATTGGCGTCTTCATCTATTAACATCCTTCATTGAGGCATCTCCTTGCTTGCACAAACTGGTGTTGCACTTGCATCACTCATCTTTTACTGGTCAAAGAAAAATATTCAAGAGAGCCGAATGCTCCCATCGTTACCTCAAGGTTGTGGAGATGGTAGGGTACGATGGTAGCACAGGTGATTTTGGACTTGTcaagtacttgacaaaaactgcTGTCAACCTGGAGGAAATCGGTGTTAGTCATTTCAAGAGTTGGTTTTACCATTACACAGACGAGAAACCGGAAGAATCAGAAAGGAATCGTGCTATGAAGGATCGTGCTATGAAAGAGCTGAAACAAATAGTGCCATCAACTGTAAAACTAGTATGCTTGTAG
- the LOC103402433 gene encoding phosphoribosylamine--glycine ligase-like isoform X2, translating to MGCKTLDLAGAISLKLNNNTHFLRCSPKPFLAFVGSIRSRRHPNGSPSTLLTFRPHKSPPSFSLRAQSATVAPERVVVLVIGGGGREHALCYALKRSPSCDTVFCAPGNPGISTSGDATCISDLDISDSSAVISFCRKWGVGLVVVGPEAPLVAGLVNDLLKVGIHAFGPSSEAAALEGSKNFMKSLCDKYGIPTAKYQTFTDPSAAKQYIQEQGVPVVVKADGLAAGKGVIVAMTLNEAFDAVDSMLVKGSFGSAGCRVIVEEYLEGEEASFFAMVDGENAIPLESAQDHKRVGDGDMGPNTGGMGAYSPAPILTKELEDLVMKSIIYPTVKGMSAEGRKFVGVLYAGLMIEKKSGLPKLIEYNVRFGDPECQVLMVRLESDLAQVLLAACRGQLSEVSLNWSAGSAMVVVMASKGYPGSYEKGSVIRNLDEAEAVTPSVKVFHAGTALDLDGNFIAAGGRVLGVTAKGIDLKEARDRAYQGVEEINWPGGFYRCDIGWRALPLPQKQFASRG from the exons ATGGGTTGTAAGACGTTGGACCTCGCCGGAGCTATTTCTCTCAAACTCAACAACAACACCCACTTCCTCCGCTGCTCTCCGAAGCCCTTCCTCGCCTTTGTGGGGTCCATCCGCTCTCGCCGCCATCCCAACGGCTCCCCATCCACCCTTCTCACTTTTCGTCCTCACAAATCACCGCCGTCCTTTTCCCTTCGCGCCCAATCTGCCACTGTTGCTCCTG AGCGGGTGGTGGTTTTGGTGATTGGGGGAGGTGGAAGGGAACACGCTCTTTGCTACGCATTGAAGCGATCCCCTTCTTGTGATACTGTCTTTTGTGCCCCTGGCAACCCCGGAATTTCCACCTCTGGGGATGCCACTTGTATTTCAGACCTTGACATCTCTGATAGCTCAGCTGTCATTTCATTCTGCCGCAAATGGGGTGTGGGGCTTGTCGTTGTTGGACCAGAGGCCCCTCTTGTTGCTGGTCTCGTAAATGATCTGCTTAAGGTTGGAATCCATGCCTTCGGCCCTTCATCTGAGGCTGCTGCTTTGGAAGGGTCCAAGAACTTTATGAAAAGTTTGTGCGACAAGTATGGAATACCTACTGCTAAG TATCAAACCTTTACAGACCCATCTGCTGCAAAACAATATATACAAGAGCAAGGGGTGCCTGTTGTCGTTAAAGCTGATGGATTGGCTGCTGGGAAAGGAGTTATTGTTGCTATGACTTTGAATGAGGCTTTTGATGCTGTTGACTCAATGCTAGTAAAAGGTTCTTTTGGGTCTGCAGGTTGTCGTGTCATTGTTGAGGAATATCTGGAAGGAGAAGAAGCGTCTTTCTTTGCAATGGTGGATGGAGAGAATGCTATTCCTCTGGAATCTGCTCAGGACCATAAACGCGTTGGGGATGGTGATATGGGGCCTAATACTGGTGGAATGGGTGCATACTCACCAGCCCCCATCCTAACTAAAGAACTTGAAGATTTAGTCATGAAATCCATCATTTACCCCACAGTGAAAGGCATGTCAGCCGAGGGCCGCAAGTTTGTTGGGGTTTTATATGCTGGACTCATGATAGAAAAAAAGTCTGGCTTACCTAAACTGATAGAGTACAATGTACGTTTTGGTGATCCAGAGTGTCAG GTTTTAATGGTTCGCTTGGAGTCTGATCTGGCACAAGTTCTACTTGCAGCTTGTAGAGGACAGTTAAGCGAGGTGTCATTGAACTGGTCGGCTGGGTCAGCCATGGTGGTGGTAATGGCAAGTAAGGGGTACCCGGGTTCATATGAGAAGGGAAGTGTGATCCGGAACCTTGATGAAGCAGAAGCTGTTACTCCATCTGTTAAGGTATTTCATGCTGGAACTGCACTGGATTTAGATGGCAATTTCATTGCTGCTGGGGGACGTGTTCTTGGGGTGACCGCCAAGGGAATAGATCTCAAAGAGGCACGCGATCGGGCATATCAAGGGgttgaagaaattaattggCCGGGAGGGTTCTACCGCTGTGATATTGGCTGGAGAGCCCTTCCTCTTCCTCAGAAACAATTTGCGTCCAGAGGTTAA
- the LOC103402433 gene encoding phosphoribosylamine--glycine ligase-like isoform X1, with translation MGCKTLDLAGAISLKLNNNTHFLRCSPKPFLAFVGSIRSRRHPNGSPSTLLTFRPHKSPPSFSLRAQSATVAPVERVVVLVIGGGGREHALCYALKRSPSCDTVFCAPGNPGISTSGDATCISDLDISDSSAVISFCRKWGVGLVVVGPEAPLVAGLVNDLLKVGIHAFGPSSEAAALEGSKNFMKSLCDKYGIPTAKYQTFTDPSAAKQYIQEQGVPVVVKADGLAAGKGVIVAMTLNEAFDAVDSMLVKGSFGSAGCRVIVEEYLEGEEASFFAMVDGENAIPLESAQDHKRVGDGDMGPNTGGMGAYSPAPILTKELEDLVMKSIIYPTVKGMSAEGRKFVGVLYAGLMIEKKSGLPKLIEYNVRFGDPECQVLMVRLESDLAQVLLAACRGQLSEVSLNWSAGSAMVVVMASKGYPGSYEKGSVIRNLDEAEAVTPSVKVFHAGTALDLDGNFIAAGGRVLGVTAKGIDLKEARDRAYQGVEEINWPGGFYRCDIGWRALPLPQKQFASRG, from the exons ATGGGTTGTAAGACGTTGGACCTCGCCGGAGCTATTTCTCTCAAACTCAACAACAACACCCACTTCCTCCGCTGCTCTCCGAAGCCCTTCCTCGCCTTTGTGGGGTCCATCCGCTCTCGCCGCCATCCCAACGGCTCCCCATCCACCCTTCTCACTTTTCGTCCTCACAAATCACCGCCGTCCTTTTCCCTTCGCGCCCAATCTGCCACTGTTGCTCCTG TAGAGCGGGTGGTGGTTTTGGTGATTGGGGGAGGTGGAAGGGAACACGCTCTTTGCTACGCATTGAAGCGATCCCCTTCTTGTGATACTGTCTTTTGTGCCCCTGGCAACCCCGGAATTTCCACCTCTGGGGATGCCACTTGTATTTCAGACCTTGACATCTCTGATAGCTCAGCTGTCATTTCATTCTGCCGCAAATGGGGTGTGGGGCTTGTCGTTGTTGGACCAGAGGCCCCTCTTGTTGCTGGTCTCGTAAATGATCTGCTTAAGGTTGGAATCCATGCCTTCGGCCCTTCATCTGAGGCTGCTGCTTTGGAAGGGTCCAAGAACTTTATGAAAAGTTTGTGCGACAAGTATGGAATACCTACTGCTAAG TATCAAACCTTTACAGACCCATCTGCTGCAAAACAATATATACAAGAGCAAGGGGTGCCTGTTGTCGTTAAAGCTGATGGATTGGCTGCTGGGAAAGGAGTTATTGTTGCTATGACTTTGAATGAGGCTTTTGATGCTGTTGACTCAATGCTAGTAAAAGGTTCTTTTGGGTCTGCAGGTTGTCGTGTCATTGTTGAGGAATATCTGGAAGGAGAAGAAGCGTCTTTCTTTGCAATGGTGGATGGAGAGAATGCTATTCCTCTGGAATCTGCTCAGGACCATAAACGCGTTGGGGATGGTGATATGGGGCCTAATACTGGTGGAATGGGTGCATACTCACCAGCCCCCATCCTAACTAAAGAACTTGAAGATTTAGTCATGAAATCCATCATTTACCCCACAGTGAAAGGCATGTCAGCCGAGGGCCGCAAGTTTGTTGGGGTTTTATATGCTGGACTCATGATAGAAAAAAAGTCTGGCTTACCTAAACTGATAGAGTACAATGTACGTTTTGGTGATCCAGAGTGTCAG GTTTTAATGGTTCGCTTGGAGTCTGATCTGGCACAAGTTCTACTTGCAGCTTGTAGAGGACAGTTAAGCGAGGTGTCATTGAACTGGTCGGCTGGGTCAGCCATGGTGGTGGTAATGGCAAGTAAGGGGTACCCGGGTTCATATGAGAAGGGAAGTGTGATCCGGAACCTTGATGAAGCAGAAGCTGTTACTCCATCTGTTAAGGTATTTCATGCTGGAACTGCACTGGATTTAGATGGCAATTTCATTGCTGCTGGGGGACGTGTTCTTGGGGTGACCGCCAAGGGAATAGATCTCAAAGAGGCACGCGATCGGGCATATCAAGGGgttgaagaaattaattggCCGGGAGGGTTCTACCGCTGTGATATTGGCTGGAGAGCCCTTCCTCTTCCTCAGAAACAATTTGCGTCCAGAGGTTAA
- the LOC103402434 gene encoding shaggy-related protein kinase kappa, producing the protein MASASLGNGGVGSSRSVNGFKGSSSSVDWLGREMLEMSLRDKPDRDDDRDSEPDVIDGVGAETGRVIRTTVGGRSGQSRQTVSYISEHVVGTGSFGVVFQAKCRETGEIVAIKKVLQDKRYKNRELQIMQMLDHPNIVALKHCFFSTTDKEEVYLNLVLEFVPETVNRIARNYSRISQRMPITYVKLYTYQICRALAYIHNCIGICHRDIKPQNLLVNPHTHQLKLCDFGSAKVLVKGEPNVSYICSRYYRAPELIFGATEYTTAIDIWSTGCVMAELLLGQPLFPGESGVDQLVEIIKVLGTPTREEIKCMNPNYTEFKFPQIKPHPWHKVFQKRLPPEAVDLVCRFFQYSPNLRCTALEACIHPFFDELRDPNTRLPNGRPLPPLFNFNAQELQGIPTDIVNRLIPEHARKQNLFMALHA; encoded by the exons ATGGCATCTGCTAGCCTAGGGAATGGTGGAGTTGGCAGTTCAAGGTCTGTGAATGGCTTCAAGGGTTCGTCTAGTTCGGTTGATTGGCTGGGGAGGGAGATGCTCGAGATGAGCTTGCGGGACAAGCCGGATCGCGATGACGATAGA GATAGCGAACCGGATGTAATTGATGGAGTGGGTGCTGAAACAGGACGTGTAATACGAACGACTGTTGGTGGTCGGAGTGGTCAATCTAGGCAG ACAGTAAGCTATATTTCAGAACATGTGGTTGGAACTGGTTCTTTTGGGGTTGTTTTCCAG GCGAAATGTAGAGAAACTGGAGAGATTGTTGCTATCAAGAAGGTGCTCCAAGACAAGCGCTACAAGAACAGGGAGTTACAGATTATGCAGATGTTGGATCATCCAAACATTGTTGCCCTAAAGCATTGCTTCTTCTCAACCACAGACAAAGAAGAGGTTTACTTGAACCTTGTACTTGAATTTGTTCCTGAAACGGTTAACCGCATTGCGAGGAACTATAGTAGGATCAGCCAGCGAATGCCCATAACATATGTTAAACTTTATACCTATCAG ATATGCAGGGCACTTGCTTatatacataattgtattggaaTCTGTCACCGTGATATCAAGCCTCAGAACTTACtt GTGAATCCACACACGCATCAGCTGAAACTTTGTGATTTTGGGAGTGCAAAAGTGTTG GTGAAAGGAGAACCAAATGTTTCTTACATCTGCTCAAGATATTATCGTGCTCCAGAATTGATATTTGGTGCCACTGAGTACACAACAGCTATTGATATATGGTCTACAGGTTGTGTGATGGCTGAATTACTTCTTGGCCAG CCCTTGTTTCCTGGCGAAAGTGGAGTGGACCAACTAGTTGAGATAATTAAG GTTTTGGGGACTCCAACCAGGGAGGAGATAAAGTGCATGAATCCAAACTATACTGAATTTAAATTCCCACAGATAAAGCCTCATCCGTGGCACAAG GTATTCCAAAAACGCTTACCCCCAGAGGCAGTAGATCTTGTTTGTAGGTTTTTCCAGTATTCCCCGAACCTGCGATGTACTGCT TTGGAAGCTTGCATTCACCCTTTCTTTGATGAATTGAGAGACCCAAATACTCGTCTTCCTAATGGTCGCCCTCTTCCTCCTCTATTTAACTTTAACGCCCAGG AGCTTCAAGGAATTCCAACCGACATAGTCAACCGACTTATTCCAGAGCATGCCCGTAAGCAGAACTTATTCATGGCTTTGCACGCCTAG
- the LOC103402492 gene encoding regulator of nonsense transcripts UPF3-like isoform X2 yields MMKGQLDRTKVVLRHLPPSISQAALVEQIDVFFAGRYSWVAFRPGKRSQKNQSYSRAYIDLKRPEDVFEFAEFFDGHLFVNEKGGQFKVIVEYAPSQRVPEHWSKKDGREGTIFSDPEYLEFLEFIAKPAENLPSAELQLERREAERSGAGKDAPIVTPLMDFVRQKRAAKAGSRRLLSNGKASRRAGVSSSRSPTLPMTKRGSERKKNSASMYVVRDARKNTGDKNKSTHILVPKREDQQPSEKSATLASAVGTELSEESGVSGVDAGKKKVLLVKGKEKEISHVPPNMSQQQSSYSKNMGGSIALKQNPRCHDNGRIIKGILLNKEARQSQSSGIHSGQQIQSSSSDRDKRFPRSQHVQLILKDINGTPDHKIVGNDLHDIYSEKQEKRTKNKDRPDRGVWTPLNRLDGSSASDESFSSAFQPDHSLLDSSEGSHKHHGRRGAKHGKELDGSPVAGEGKHSKKGYGSHEKQVWIQKSSSGS; encoded by the exons ATGATGAAGGGCCAGTTGGATCGTACCAAGGTGGTGCTGCGACACTTGCCGCCTTCGATTTCGCAAGCTGCGCTTGTGGAACAAATCGACGTTTTCTTTGCTGGCCGCTACAGTTGGGTTGCTTTTCGTCCGGGCAAGAGGAG CCAAAAGAATCAGTCATATTCTAGAGCCTACATTGATTTGAAGAGGCCAGAGGATGTATTCGAGTTTGCTGAATTCTTTGATGGTCATCTGTTTGTTAATGAGAAGG GCGGTCAATTTAAAGTTATTGTTGAGTATGCTCCATCACAACGTGTTCCAGAACATTGGTCTAAGAAGGATGGTCGTGAAGGAACCATATTCAGTG ATCCCGAGTATCTGGAGTTTCTTGAATTTATTGCAAAGCCTGCTGAGAATCTTCCAAGTGCAGAGTTACAATTGGAGAGAAGAGAAGCAGAACGATCTG gTGCTGGAAAGGATGCTCCTATAGTTACACCATTAATGGACTTTGTTCGTCAAAAAAGGGCTGCCAAGGCTGGATCTCGG AGGTTACTGTCTAATGGTAAAGCAAGCAGAAGAGCTGGTGTATCATCTTCTCGAAGTCCTACTTTACCTATGACCAAACGAGGTTCTGAGAGGAAAAAGAATTCTGCCTCAATG TATGTTGTGAGGGATGCTAGAAAGAACACCGGTGACAAAAACAAGTCAACACATATATTGGTACCCAAGCGCGAGGATCAGCAACCTTCCGAGAAGTCTGCCACTTTGGCATCTGCAGTTGGAACTGAATTGTCGGAAGAGAGTG GAGTTTCTGGTGTGGATGCTGGGAAAAAGAAAGTCTTGCTTGTGAAAGGGAAAGAGAAGGAGATATCTCAT GTGCCGCCAAACATGTCTCAGCAGCAGAGTTCATATTCTAAAAACATGGGTGGTTCAATTGCACTGAAACAGAACCCGCGTTGTCATGATAATGGAAGGATTATAAAAGGCATACTTCTAAACAAGGAGGCACGTCAAAGTCAGTCTTCTGGGATTCACTCGGGGCAGCAAATCCAGAGTTCGAGTTCAGATAGGGACAAACGATTTCCTCGATCGCAACATGTGCAATTGATTTTAAAGGATATAAATGGGACTCCAGATCATAAGATAGTTGGGAATGACTTGCATGATATTTATAGTGAGAAGCAGGAGAAACGGACAAAAAATAAGGACAGACCTGATCGTGGTGTATGGACGCCTCTTAATCGTTTAGATGGATCATCTGCAAGCGATGAGTCTTTCTCATCTGCTTTTCAACCGGATCACTCACTTTTAGATTCTTCAGAAG GCTCTCATAAACATCATGGTCGCCGTGGAGCAAAACATGGTAAGGAACTTGATGGCTCACCAGTTGCAGGTGAAGGAAAACATTCGAAGAAAGGCTATGGCTCCCACGAG AAACAAGTGTGGATTCAGAAGTCGAGTTCTGGTTCCTAG
- the LOC103402492 gene encoding regulator of nonsense transcripts UPF3-like isoform X1 produces MMKGQLDRTKVVLRHLPPSISQAALVEQIDVFFAGRYSWVAFRPGKRSQKNQSYSRAYIDLKRPEDVFEFAEFFDGHLFVNEKGGQFKVIVEYAPSQRVPEHWSKKDGREGTIFSDPEYLEFLEFIAKPAENLPSAELQLERREAERSGAGKDAPIVTPLMDFVRQKRAAKAGSRRLLSNGKASRRAGVSSSRSPTLPMTKRGSERKKNSASMGLSDLQYVVRDARKNTGDKNKSTHILVPKREDQQPSEKSATLASAVGTELSEESGVSGVDAGKKKVLLVKGKEKEISHVPPNMSQQQSSYSKNMGGSIALKQNPRCHDNGRIIKGILLNKEARQSQSSGIHSGQQIQSSSSDRDKRFPRSQHVQLILKDINGTPDHKIVGNDLHDIYSEKQEKRTKNKDRPDRGVWTPLNRLDGSSASDESFSSAFQPDHSLLDSSEGSHKHHGRRGAKHGKELDGSPVAGEGKHSKKGYGSHEKQVWIQKSSSGS; encoded by the exons ATGATGAAGGGCCAGTTGGATCGTACCAAGGTGGTGCTGCGACACTTGCCGCCTTCGATTTCGCAAGCTGCGCTTGTGGAACAAATCGACGTTTTCTTTGCTGGCCGCTACAGTTGGGTTGCTTTTCGTCCGGGCAAGAGGAG CCAAAAGAATCAGTCATATTCTAGAGCCTACATTGATTTGAAGAGGCCAGAGGATGTATTCGAGTTTGCTGAATTCTTTGATGGTCATCTGTTTGTTAATGAGAAGG GCGGTCAATTTAAAGTTATTGTTGAGTATGCTCCATCACAACGTGTTCCAGAACATTGGTCTAAGAAGGATGGTCGTGAAGGAACCATATTCAGTG ATCCCGAGTATCTGGAGTTTCTTGAATTTATTGCAAAGCCTGCTGAGAATCTTCCAAGTGCAGAGTTACAATTGGAGAGAAGAGAAGCAGAACGATCTG gTGCTGGAAAGGATGCTCCTATAGTTACACCATTAATGGACTTTGTTCGTCAAAAAAGGGCTGCCAAGGCTGGATCTCGG AGGTTACTGTCTAATGGTAAAGCAAGCAGAAGAGCTGGTGTATCATCTTCTCGAAGTCCTACTTTACCTATGACCAAACGAGGTTCTGAGAGGAAAAAGAATTCTGCCTCAATG GGCCTGTCTGATTTGCAGTATGTTGTGAGGGATGCTAGAAAGAACACCGGTGACAAAAACAAGTCAACACATATATTGGTACCCAAGCGCGAGGATCAGCAACCTTCCGAGAAGTCTGCCACTTTGGCATCTGCAGTTGGAACTGAATTGTCGGAAGAGAGTG GAGTTTCTGGTGTGGATGCTGGGAAAAAGAAAGTCTTGCTTGTGAAAGGGAAAGAGAAGGAGATATCTCAT GTGCCGCCAAACATGTCTCAGCAGCAGAGTTCATATTCTAAAAACATGGGTGGTTCAATTGCACTGAAACAGAACCCGCGTTGTCATGATAATGGAAGGATTATAAAAGGCATACTTCTAAACAAGGAGGCACGTCAAAGTCAGTCTTCTGGGATTCACTCGGGGCAGCAAATCCAGAGTTCGAGTTCAGATAGGGACAAACGATTTCCTCGATCGCAACATGTGCAATTGATTTTAAAGGATATAAATGGGACTCCAGATCATAAGATAGTTGGGAATGACTTGCATGATATTTATAGTGAGAAGCAGGAGAAACGGACAAAAAATAAGGACAGACCTGATCGTGGTGTATGGACGCCTCTTAATCGTTTAGATGGATCATCTGCAAGCGATGAGTCTTTCTCATCTGCTTTTCAACCGGATCACTCACTTTTAGATTCTTCAGAAG GCTCTCATAAACATCATGGTCGCCGTGGAGCAAAACATGGTAAGGAACTTGATGGCTCACCAGTTGCAGGTGAAGGAAAACATTCGAAGAAAGGCTATGGCTCCCACGAG AAACAAGTGTGGATTCAGAAGTCGAGTTCTGGTTCCTAG